In Alphaproteobacteria bacterium, the genomic window GATATCCATATTGCCTTTGATTTTGCGGCGACCAAATGCATCGGTGTATTCTTTGGTTGGTTTGGTAACCATGGAATAGCCGTTGTAATCCAGCCAATCGACCAGTGGGCGGATGGGGGAGTATTCTTGGTCTTCCACTAATGCGGTATAATAGAATGCACGGATCAGGCGGCCGCGCTGCGCGAATACCTCCAGCAATCTGCGATAGTCGATATCAAATCCAAGGCCACGGGCGGCAGCGTATAAATTCGCGCCATCAATAAACAGGGCGCAGCGCTCTTCTTTGTAAAACAGCATGGCAGTATCTCCTAAAATCCCAAATTTCTTATTTATCCGGATATTTACTTTTTTTGATTTTTATTTCCGAAAACCCAATCTGTTCATAGCATTACCCTGTTTTTTAATGAAGCGCAAGCTGCCCTAAACCCGCCCCATTGAATTAGTTGTTTACAAAAACCATTCTGGTCATTATCAAAACCCTTAATAACCACTTCATATTACAGGATGTCGCCCGATGGCACGCGTTACCGTTGAAGATTGCATTTTACTTGTTCCTAATCGTTTTGAATTGGTGATGATGGCTGGACAGCGCGCACGCGAAATCGCATCTGGCGCAGCGCTGCACGTTGACCGCGACCGCGATAAAAATCCGGTGGTAGCGCTTCGCGAGATTGCTGAAGAAAAACTCAGCCTTGAGGGCATGAAGGAAAGCCTTGTGAAAGGTTACCAACGCCGCGTTGACAGTGACAGCAGCGAAGAAGAACTAAAGGAATTGATGGCGGAAGAACAAAAATGGGCAACCGCTGCCGCAGCAATGGCCGAAGGCATGGCTGGCGCTGATGAAGATGAAGAAGATGATGAAGAAGGCGCAGCCGATGAAGAATTGAACGAAGTTCAATTCGAAGACGCATCACCCGATGATCTTAAGGAATAAGGTCAAGCGTCACACCACGACGTTTTAACCAAGTTAAAACCCCGCAAAATGCGGGGTTTTTTTATTTGCTGGTTTTGTGTGTAAGCTAAGGGTATGGCTCTCTATCCCTTGGATGAAAAAAGCATATATAAAACGCTGCATGATGGCATTGTGTCCTATGCGGGCGAGCTTTCACCACGGCAGCAAGCATGGCTTAGGAATGCAATCAATGAAGCGGTGCAATTTCCCGTCACAGATGTAGTAAGTAACCGCTTGTTCAGTGACCCCTTCAAGGTCGCAGGAATTTTAATTGAAGAAAAACAAAGTCTGGAAATCATTATCGCCAGCCTGATTTACAGCCGCGTTAAAAAAGAACTGCTTTCCGAAGATGCGTATCTGAAAAAACTGGAAGACATCGCATTGAAGTACAATGCAGATGTTCAGCGCATGGTCCGTTTTGCTTTGCAAGAAGCCTATACGGATATGCCGAAAGTCAGCCGAAAATTGCAACAAAAATTCGATGCAAGCAACGAAGCACGCAAAGCGCATTTTGCTGCTATTCGCCAAGAGAAGAAAATCAACCCCGGTGCAAAGGCCAAACCGCAACAAACGCTGGAAGAAAAACAAACC contains:
- the rpoZ gene encoding DNA-directed RNA polymerase subunit omega, translating into MARVTVEDCILLVPNRFELVMMAGQRAREIASGAALHVDRDRDKNPVVALREIAEEKLSLEGMKESLVKGYQRRVDSDSSEEELKELMAEEQKWATAAAAMAEGMAGADEDEEDDEEGAADEELNEVQFEDASPDDLKE